The Thermodesulfobacteriota bacterium genome has a segment encoding these proteins:
- a CDS encoding acetylornithine transaminase produces MGNQDIIGLSEQYLMATYARFPVALVRGQGMRVWDADGRQYLDFLAGIAVCNLGHCHPHVVEAVREQAGRLMHVSNLYHIEPQARLAKLLVEHTFADRAFFCNSGAEANEAAIKLSRKYQKDRGEPRRTGVVSATMSFHGRTLATLTATGQDKVKVGFDPLPAGFSYVPYDDPEALEAAVGPDTAAVLLEPVQGEGGIRVPSAGYLRQVRELCDARGALLIFDEVQTGVGRTGTFLACEQEGVAPDLCSLAKALGGGVAIGALLATETVARSFSPGTHASTFGGNPLAAAAALASVRTVLGEGFLAHCRRMGEYLLAGLRVAAGACPAVAAVRGRGLLAGLELAPGYPAAHLVRELLERGFLTGTAGEGVLRLAPPLIVEKEEIDALLAALAEVLETL; encoded by the coding sequence ATGGGCAATCAAGACATCATCGGCCTTTCCGAGCAGTACCTGATGGCCACCTACGCCCGGTTCCCGGTGGCCCTGGTGCGGGGCCAGGGGATGCGGGTGTGGGACGCGGACGGCCGCCAGTACCTGGACTTTCTCGCGGGCATCGCAGTGTGCAACCTGGGGCACTGCCACCCCCACGTGGTGGAGGCGGTGCGCGAGCAGGCCGGACGGCTGATGCACGTCTCGAACCTCTACCACATCGAGCCCCAGGCGCGGCTGGCAAAGCTCCTGGTGGAACACACCTTCGCGGACCGGGCGTTCTTCTGCAACAGCGGCGCCGAGGCGAACGAAGCCGCCATCAAGCTCTCCCGCAAGTACCAGAAGGACCGGGGGGAGCCCCGGCGCACCGGGGTCGTCTCCGCCACCATGAGCTTCCACGGCCGCACCCTGGCGACCCTGACGGCCACGGGCCAGGACAAGGTGAAGGTCGGGTTCGACCCCCTGCCGGCGGGTTTCAGCTACGTGCCCTACGACGACCCGGAGGCGCTGGAAGCGGCCGTGGGGCCCGACACGGCAGCGGTGCTCCTGGAGCCCGTCCAGGGGGAGGGGGGCATCCGGGTCCCCTCGGCGGGGTACCTGCGGCAAGTGCGGGAGCTGTGCGACGCCCGGGGCGCGCTGCTCATCTTCGACGAGGTGCAGACCGGAGTGGGGCGCACCGGCACCTTTCTGGCCTGCGAGCAGGAGGGGGTCGCACCGGATTTGTGCTCCCTCGCCAAGGCGCTGGGGGGCGGGGTAGCCATCGGGGCGCTGCTGGCCACCGAGACCGTGGCCCGCAGCTTTAGCCCGGGCACCCACGCCTCGACCTTCGGCGGCAACCCCCTGGCGGCGGCCGCAGCTCTGGCTTCCGTGCGCACCGTGCTCGGCGAAGGGTTCCTGGCCCACTGTCGCCGCATGGGAGAGTATCTCCTGGCCGGCCTCCGGGTAGCGGCGGGCGCCTGCCCTGCCGTGGCGGCGGTGCGGGGGCGGGGTCTCCTGGCGGGGCTGGAGCTCGCCCCGGGGTACCCGGCGGCCCACCTGGTGCGGGAGCTCCTGGAGCGGGGCTTCCTCACCGGAACCGCCGGCGAGGGAGTGCTGCGCCTGGCCCCGCCCCTGATCGTGGAGAAGGAGGAGATCGACGCCCTCCTGGCGGCACTGGCAGAAGTGCTCGAAACCCTGTGA
- the argF gene encoding ornithine carbamoyltransferase: MPRHFLRLTDSTREELLAILALARDLKTRQARGEPHRLLEGKTLAMLFEKSSTRTRVSFEVGMFQLGGQALFLSPRDTQIGRGEPVQDTARVLSRYVDAVMVRTFSQDLLEELARWSNVPVINGLTDLYHPCQVMADLLTVLERRGSLEGLRAAWIGDGNNMAHSWINAAAVLGFRLRLACPEGYRPAPEVLEAARAAGADVAVVADPKEAAAGAHAVNTDVWASMGQEAEQEARVRAFRGYTVDAPLMAAADPAATFLHCLPAHRGEEVSDEVLEGPQSAVWDEAENRLHVQKAILVTLLKGF; this comes from the coding sequence ATGCCCCGCCACTTTCTGCGCCTCACCGACTCTACCCGGGAAGAGCTCCTGGCGATCCTCGCGCTGGCCCGGGACCTCAAGACCCGCCAGGCGCGAGGGGAGCCCCACCGGCTCCTGGAGGGGAAGACCCTCGCCATGCTCTTCGAGAAGAGCTCCACCCGCACCCGGGTCTCCTTCGAGGTGGGGATGTTCCAGCTCGGCGGCCAGGCGCTCTTCCTCTCCCCCCGCGACACCCAGATCGGTCGGGGCGAGCCGGTGCAGGACACCGCCCGGGTGCTCTCCCGGTACGTGGACGCCGTCATGGTTCGCACCTTCTCCCAGGACCTCCTGGAGGAGCTCGCCCGCTGGTCGAACGTGCCGGTGATCAACGGGCTCACCGATCTCTACCATCCCTGTCAGGTCATGGCGGACCTCCTCACGGTGCTCGAGCGCCGCGGGAGCCTGGAGGGCCTGCGGGCGGCCTGGATTGGGGACGGAAACAACATGGCCCACTCCTGGATCAACGCCGCGGCGGTCTTGGGGTTTCGCCTGCGGCTGGCATGCCCCGAGGGTTACCGGCCCGCGCCCGAGGTCTTGGAAGCCGCCCGGGCCGCCGGCGCCGACGTGGCGGTGGTGGCAGACCCGAAGGAGGCCGCCGCCGGGGCCCACGCGGTCAACACCGACGTGTGGGCCTCCATGGGCCAAGAGGCCGAGCAGGAGGCCCGGGTCCGGGCCTTCCGGGGCTACACCGTGGACGCCCCCCTCATGGCCGCCGCCGACCCCGCGGCGACCTTCCTCCACTGCCTGCCCGCCCACCGGGGCGAGGAGGTCTCGGACGAAGTCCTGGAGGGGCCCCAGTCCGCCGTATGGGACGAAGCCGAAAACCGCCTCCACGTGCAGAAGGCGATCCTCGTGACGCTGCTCAAGGGTTTCTGA
- the argB gene encoding acetylglutamate kinase yields MKELIEKARVLHEALPYIRQFQGKVVVIKYGGHAMVDEALKESFARDVVLLKYIGINPVVVHGGGPQINQVLDRMKIESSFVDGMRVTDASTMDVVEMVLVGKVNKEIVNLIQLHGGRAVGLSGKDGGLIRARKLYMHKKVDDRLPPEIIDIGAVGEVEAIHPAVIETLDRGGFIPVIAPVGVGEKGETYNINADLVAGKVAGALKAEKLVLLTDVEGILDGDGKLLSTIRQEDAPGLVASKVIRGGMIPKLQCALDALDEGVRKVHIVDGRARHAVLLEIFTRGGVGTEILGK; encoded by the coding sequence AGGCGCTGCCCTACATCCGGCAGTTCCAGGGCAAGGTGGTGGTGATCAAGTACGGGGGGCACGCCATGGTGGACGAGGCCCTCAAGGAGAGCTTCGCCCGAGACGTGGTGCTTCTCAAGTACATCGGGATCAACCCCGTGGTGGTCCACGGCGGGGGGCCCCAGATCAACCAGGTCCTCGACCGGATGAAGATCGAGTCGAGCTTCGTGGACGGCATGCGCGTCACCGACGCCTCCACCATGGACGTGGTGGAGATGGTGCTGGTGGGCAAGGTCAACAAGGAGATCGTCAACCTCATCCAGCTCCACGGCGGTCGGGCCGTGGGCCTCTCGGGCAAGGACGGGGGGCTCATCCGCGCCCGCAAGCTCTACATGCACAAGAAGGTGGACGACCGCCTGCCCCCGGAGATCATCGACATCGGCGCCGTGGGCGAGGTGGAGGCGATCCACCCCGCGGTGATCGAGACCCTGGACCGGGGAGGCTTCATCCCCGTGATCGCGCCCGTGGGCGTGGGGGAGAAGGGCGAGACCTACAACATCAACGCCGACCTCGTGGCCGGGAAGGTGGCCGGCGCTCTCAAGGCCGAGAAGCTCGTGCTCCTGACCGACGTGGAGGGCATCCTGGACGGGGACGGGAAACTCCTGAGCACCATCCGCCAGGAGGACGCCCCAGGGCTCGTGGCGAGCAAGGTCATCCGGGGGGGCATGATCCCCAAGCTCCAGTGCGCGTTGGACGCCCTGGACGAAGGCGTGCGCAAGGTCCACATCGTCGACGGCCGCGCCCGCCACGCCGTGCTCCTGGAGATCTTCACCCGGGGCGGGGTGGGGACGGAAATCCTGGGGAAGTGA